In Oncorhynchus keta strain PuntledgeMale-10-30-2019 chromosome 19, Oket_V2, whole genome shotgun sequence, a single genomic region encodes these proteins:
- the LOC118383293 gene encoding collagen alpha-1(VII) chain-like, whose translation MYWSDIEVDILADRPGLTYEQVLRGDTSSHVIDSLEEDKKYTVSIFAIYPQGPSQPVSIVGKTLKLVPVQQFLVQNATTDTVQARWGSVKGATGYRLTWSSSEGHRENVNLGETFNFYMIQGLHPGTEYAITINPIFVDIEGPVISTPAKTLESSAVQTLKASAVSTNSAMVSWNSVPGATGYRLAWGPTPEFVGRDRPRQLALNGSTTEHLLKNVVHDTEYVLSLYVLFGSLVGPGVSATFRTSPLGYVSNFHVTSYTSTSIDVEWSPVVGSTEYKLTWNIDGNTPQSQYLDRSVLFHRTEGLNPETVYIVSIHAVYGNTEGPEISLSQLTASVTESELIQAVKEVKVVDVGVNSFILTWRRTPGVTGYKISWSPFHGGDEKSQLVSSSTTSFTIPKLQESSAYKIQVASMVGGREGSPFLVTARTLDLPKVNGFAALNTTDSSTSLNWIRVAGASGYLLSWRHILREAQPSQVIRL comes from the exons ATGTACTGGTCTGACATTGAAGTTGACATACTCG CCGACCGGCCAGGACTGACCTATGAGCAGGTGCTGCGCGGCGACACCTCCTCCCATGTGATTGACAGCTTGGAGGAGGATAAGAAGTACACTGTCAGTATCTTTGCTATCTACCCCCAGGGCCCCAGCCAACCTGTCTCGATCGTCGGCAAAACAC TGAAACTGGTGCCAGTGCAGCAGTTCCTGGTCCAAAACGCCACCACAGACACCGTCCAGGCCCGCTGGGGCTCAGTGAAGGGGGCCACGGGGTATCGCCTCACCTGGTCCTCCTCAG AGGGCCATAGAGAGAATGTGAACCTGGGGGAGACCTTTAACTTCTACATGATCCAGGGACTCCACCCAGGCACTGAGTACGCCATCACCATCAACCCCATCTTTGTGGACATCGAGGGCCCTGTCATCTCTACCCCAGCCAAGACAC TGGAGAGCAGTGCAGTCCAGACTCTGAAGGCATCGGCAGTGAGCACCAACAGTGCCATGGTCTCCTGGAACTCTGTCCCTGGGGCCACCGGCTACAGACTAGCCTGGGGGCCCACTCCAG AGTTTGTGGGTCGGGACCGTCCTAGGCAGCTGGCTCTGAACGGCTCCACCACAGAGCACCTTCTGAAGAACGTGGTCCATGACACAGAGTATGTCCTGTCTCTTTACGTCCTGTTTGGATCGCTGGTGGGTCCCGGCGTCTCAGCTACCTTCCGCACCT cCCCTTTGGGATATGTGTCTAACTTCCACGTGACTTCCTACACCAGTACCTCCATCGACGTGGAGTGGAGTCCCGTCGTGGGGTCCACCGAGTACAAACTCACCTGGAACATCG ATGGCAACACTCCCCAGTCCCAGTATTTGGACCGCAGCGTTCTGTTCCACCGCACTGAGGGCCTCAACCCAGAGACAGTCTACATAGTCAGCATCCACGCTGTCTACGGCAACACAGAGGGGCCAGAAATCTCCCTCTCACAGCTCACAG CGTCGGTGACAGAGTCAGAGCTGATCCAGGCGGTCAAGGAGGTGAAGGTGGTGGATGTCGGAGTCAACTCCTTCATACTGACCTGGAGGAGAACACCTGGGGTCACTGGCTACAAGATCTCCTGGAGCCCCTTccatg GTGGCGATGAGAAGTCCCAGCTAGTCTCTTCCTCCACGACCTCCTTCACCATCCCTAAGTTACAGGAGAGCTCGGCCTATAAGATCCAGGTGGCATCTATGGTGGGGGGCCGAGAAGGGAGCCCGTTCCTGGTCACTGCACGCACCT TGGACCTGCCTAAAGTGAACGGCTTCGCAGCGCTGAACACCACAGACAGCAGCACTTCCCTCAACTGGATCAGAGTTGCCGGGGCTTCTGGGTACCTGCTCTCCTGGAGGCACATCCTCAGAGAGGCACAGCCATCTCAGGTCATCAGGCTGTAA